A genomic segment from Triticum dicoccoides isolate Atlit2015 ecotype Zavitan chromosome 1A, WEW_v2.0, whole genome shotgun sequence encodes:
- the LOC119270228 gene encoding probable inactive receptor kinase At5g16590: protein MDKQRRQLRLRQWLVVPWVIAVMGAAVATAELAESDLEAFRDERGGLVALRDGLRSAKDLHSNWTGPPCHGGRSRWYGVSCDGDGRVVGVRLDGVQLTGALPAGALRGVARLATLSLRDNAIHGALPGLAGLDRLRVIDLSSNRFSGPIPRRYAAALPALTRLELQDNLLNGTVPAFAQGELTVFNVSYNFLQGEVPGTRALRRFPASAFGHNLKLCGEAVNAACGSGSPSADDEAPAAGNRDDRVVRPADQDARGRAARKSRHFKLAAWSVVAIALIAAMVPFAAVLIFLHQTKKSREVRLGGRARPTGAPDIKDKAEQGKLSGSGSGSSSGSRNAQAQLQFFRADKAAGFDLDDLFRSTAEMLGKGRLGITYRVTLEGGAAVVVVKRLRNMGHVPRKDFAHTMQLLGKLRHENVVEVVACYHSKEEKLAVYEHVPGRSLFELLHENRGEGRMPLPWPARLSIAKGMARGLAYLHRTMPFFHRPPHGNLKSSNVIILSTPSGKHQHPHVVPKLTDYGFHPLLPHHAHRLAAAKCPEYARGKRPSSRADVFCFGLVLLEVVTGKLPVDEADGDMAEWARLALSHEWSTDILDVEIVGELERHGDMLRLTEVALMCAAVEPDRRPKMPDVVRMIDEIGGGVEEKGRWELVVG, encoded by the exons ATGGATAAGCAGAGGCGCCAGCTTCGGCTACGGCAATGGCTGGTGGTTCCATGGGTTATCGCGGTCATGGGAGCTGCCGTGGCGACGGCGGAGTTGGCGGAGTCGGACCTGGAGGCGTTCCGCGACGAGCGGGGCGGGCTGGTGGCGCTGCGCGACGGGCTGCGCTCGGCCAAGGACCTGCACTCCAACTGGACGGGCCCGCCGTGCCACGGCGGGCGGAGCCGGTGGTACGGCGTCTCCTGCGACGGCGACGGCCGCGTGGTGGGCGTCAGGCTCGACGGGGTTCAGCTCACGGGCGCGCTCCCCGCTGGCGCGCTCCGCGGCGTCGCGCGGCTTGCCACGCTCAGCCTGCGTGACAACGCCATCCACGGCGCGCTCCCGGGGCTTGCCGGCCTGGACCGGCTCCGCGTCATCGACCTGTCGAGCAACCGCTTCTCGGGCCCGATCCCGCGCCGGTACGCCGCGGCGCTCCCCGCTCTCACGCGGCTCGAGCTCCAGGACAACCTGCTCAACGGAACCGTGCCGGCGTTCGCGCAGGGCGAGCTCACCGTCTTCAACGTGTCCTACAACTTCCTCCAGGGCGAGGTCCCGGGTACGCGTGCGCTCCGCCGGTTCCCCGCGAGCGCTTTCGGCCACAACCTCAAGCTCTGCGGCGAGGCCGTGAACGCCGCGTGCGGGTCGGGTTCGCCCTCAGCCGACGATGAAGCCCCAGCTGCCGGCAACCGCGACGATCGGGTCGTCAGGCCGGCCGACCAGGACGCCCGCGGGCGGGCCGCGCGCAAGTCAAGGCACTTCAAGCTGGCTGCGTGGAGCGTCGTGGCGATCGCCCTTATCGCCGCGATGGTGCCGTTCGCCGCCGTGCTCATCTTCCTGCATCAGACCAAGAAGTCCCGGGAGGTTCGTCTCGGTGGCCGTGCCAGGCCGACAGGAGCGCCGGACATCAAGGATAAAGCCGAGCAAGGCAAGTTGagtggcagcggcagcggcagcagcagcgggAGCCGGAACGCGCAGGCGCAGCTGCAGTTCTTCCGCGCGGACAAGGCGGCCGGCTTCGACCTCGACGACCTGTTCCGTTCGACGGCGGAGATGCTCGGCAAGGGACGGCTGGGGATCACCTACCGCGTGACGCTCGAGGGCGGCGCGGCCGTCGTCGTCGTGAAGCGGCTGCGCAACATGGGCCACGTGCCGCGCAAGGACTTCGCGCACACCATGCAGCTGCTGGGCAAGCTCCGGCACGAGAACGTGGTCGAGGTCGTCGCGTGCTACCACTCCAAGGAGGAGAAGCTCGCCGTCTACGAACACGTGCCCGGGCGCAGCCTCTTCGAGCTCCTTCACG AGAACAGAGGCGAAGGCAGGATGCCGCTGCCGTGGCCGGCGAGGCTGTCGATAGCGAAGGGCATGGCGCGCGGGCTGGCGTACCTGCACCGGACGATGCCGTTTTTCCACCGGCCGCCGCACGGCAACCTCAAGTCGTCCAACGTGATCATCCTGTCGACGCCCAGCGGCAAGCACCAGCACCCGCACGTGGTGCCGAAGCTCACGGACTACGGCTTCCACCCGCTGCTCCCTCACCACGCGCACAGGCTGGCCGCGGCCAAGTGCCCGGAGTACGCGCGCGGCAAGCGACCGTCGTCCCGGGCCGACGTGTTCTGCTTCGGCCTCGTGCTGCTGGAGGTGGTGACGGGGAAGTTGCCGGTGGACGAGGCTGACGGCGACATGGCGGAGTGGGCGCGTCTGGCGCTGAGCCACGAGTGGTCCACGGACATACTCGACGTGGAGATCGTCGGCGAGCTGGAGCGGCACGGGGACATGCTGAGGCTCACGGAGGTCGCGCTGATGTGCGCTGCTGTCGAGCCCGACAGGCGGCCCAAGATGCCCGACGTCGTCAGGATGATCGACGAGATCGGCGGCGGCGTGGAGGAGAAAGGGAGGTGGGAGCTCGTCGTAGGATGA
- the LOC119352888 gene encoding uncharacterized protein LOC119352888 → MENVQHETDNDEHVEVRVGGKKDKAAPNVPPPEKVIEQTITRDTGVSPSKRGRAPEDVGQGSAGKRSRTDPIAARRSEATAGGRAVKKKQAPTPTLVSARLNKGVPATGDTTFTRSSPRTSTSNTGDPSCWKP, encoded by the exons ATGGAGAATGTGCAACATGAAACCGACAACGATGAGCATGTTGAAGTTCGTGTAGGTGGTAAGAAGGATAAGGCTGCACCAAATGTTCCTCCACCGGAGAAAGTCATTGAACAAACAATTACGAGAGACACGGGGGTGTCGCCCTCAAAGAGGGGCAGGGCTCCAGAGGATGTCGGGCAGGGCTCtgctggcaagaggtctaggaccgaccCCATAGCTGCTAGGAGGAG TGAGGCgacagctggtggacgagcagttaaGAAGAAACAAGCACCAACGCCAACTCTTGTTTCTGCCCGGTTGAACAAGGGTGTTCCTGCTACTGGTGACACCACTTTCACTAGGTCGTCTCCTCGTACGTCGAcgtccaacaccggggatccttCGTGTTGGAAGCCTTGA